Below is a window of Blastocatellia bacterium DNA.
ACTGACTTACAGTACCACAACGTTGGCATCGGGATGGATCAACCTGAACCCGATGTTGGACGCTTCAAGGTCACAAACAAGCCCGAAGATACCGGCGCATTCAAAACGCCTACGCTACGTGATGTGGCTGAATCGGGGCCGTATTTCCATGACGGCAGCGTGGCTACGCTGGAGGAAGCTGTGGATATTATGGTCGCAGGTGGCAAACCCAATCGGTATCTGGATAGAAAAAACCTGCAACCGGCCAAACTGACGCCAGCAGAGAAGCAAGACCTGATCGCCTTCTTGAAATCGCTCTCGACCGACTGTCCGCCGCTGCTGAAAGAGCCGCCACTGCCGCCAGAATAGTCAGCATGAGATTTGCGTCTGTGGCTTTAACTTTTTTTGTATCAGCCTTAATTTACTTTGTAAACGTGGATTTACAAGTGGCTATTTTGGACCGGAGTTTCGGCCTATGGACTGTCCAACCGATAGACTGATTGAACACATCGGAGACCGTTGGGTCCTGCACCTGCTTCATCATCTAGTCCGTCAACCGCAGCGGACGCAAGGGTTACTTCAGGCGCTCAAAGGAATCAGCTCGCGCACCCTGGCAGCTAAGTTGAAGATGCTTGAAGCTGACGGCTGGATTGTGCGTCGAGTTTACCCGGAAGTGCCTCCGCACGTGGAATACGAACTGAGTGAACGGGGAAAGGCTTTAATTCCTCTGTTGGGAGCCTGGACAGAGGCTGGCAAAGTCCTATTTCCGGCGTCGGAGCCGCAGTGTCCTCATTGTCAGCATCTGGCTTCAACAGAAGAAACACACTCCATGAGAGAAGAGTCCCATGCTGTGGCAGCGCCTATGCCGAAGGCCCGGCTGAGCAAAGCTGTTGCAGCAAGCGTCGAGTCAGTTGCTTTGAGTCACGCCCAGCAGTCAGCGCTCATCAATCAGCGACTCGAAGTTACAGCAAGCCATGAGTCAGTTGCTCCAACTCACGAGTTTGTTCCCTCAGATGATGAGGTGATTTTGTTGTAGGACGATGCGATGCTAACAGGCCTCGGTTGATTATGTGGCGCGATGAGAGTCACAAGAGAAGACGCCGTTGGTGGCAGTATAGGAAATTG
It encodes the following:
- a CDS encoding helix-turn-helix transcriptional regulator, with the protein product MDCPTDRLIEHIGDRWVLHLLHHLVRQPQRTQGLLQALKGISSRTLAAKLKMLEADGWIVRRVYPEVPPHVEYELSERGKALIPLLGAWTEAGKVLFPASEPQCPHCQHLASTEETHSMREESHAVAAPMPKARLSKAVAASVESVALSHAQQSALINQRLEVTASHESVAPTHEFVPSDDEVILL